From Ananas comosus cultivar F153 linkage group 8, ASM154086v1, whole genome shotgun sequence, one genomic window encodes:
- the LOC109714016 gene encoding barley B recombinant-like protein D, giving the protein MDDNGQRESSRHKADHYKTAHAQWMTNQNQLKENIKIMALVAERDEAIRERNIALAEKKAAQAERDMAFLQRDAAITERNTAIIERDNALSALQYARENGVNGNNCGPECFPPSRGAAKHHHYQQQPQYSDGYYNDHEALPMSTAPDGDAAKSSHKSKRGRNDPTKVQASASPSKKPSKKKSRKVGGEHFNNKQVTVARLGAKHHEWKGQDLGLNQVVFDESTMPVPVCSCTGKYQPCYKWGDGGWQSACCTTTLSMYPLPVMPNKRHARVGGRKMSGSVFKKLISRLAAEGYDLSMPIDLKDHWAKHGTNRYITIK; this is encoded by the exons ATGGATGACAATGGACAAAGGGAGAGCAGTAGGCACAAGGCTGATCACTATAAGACAGCTCATGCGCAG TGGATGACGAATCAGAATCAGCTGAAGGAAAACATAAAGATCATGGCTCTCGTGGCCGAGCGGGACGAGGCCATTCGAGAACGCAACATAGCTCTTGCAGAGAAGAAAGCTGCACAGGCTGAGCGCGACATGGCATTCCTCCAGCGCGATGCTGCGATCACCGAGCGGAACACTGCCATCATCGAGCGCGACAATGCCCTCTCTGCCCTTCAATATGCTCGCGAGAACGGCGTGAATGGCAACAATTGTGGGCCCGAATGCTTCCCTCCTTCCCGTGGAGCAGCAAAGCACCACCACTACCAGCAGCAACCTCAATATTCCGATGGGTATTACAATGACCACGAAGCACTCCCCATGTCGACTGCTCCAGATGGCGATGCAGCAAAGTCGTCCCACAAGTCTAAGCGGGGGAGGAACGACCCCACCAAAGTTCAAGCTTCTGCTTCTCCATCCAAGAAACCGTCGAAGAAGAAGAGTAGAAAGGTCGGAGGCGAGCATTTCAATAACAAGCAGGTGACAGTCGCGAGGCTGGGGGCGAAGCACCATGAGTGGAAAGGTCAGGATCTGGGGCTGAACCAGGTAGTGTTTGATGAGTCGACGATGCCAGTACCCGTTTGCTCCTGCACGGGGAAGTATCAGCCCTGCTACAAGTGGGGGGACGGCGGGTGGCAGTCGGCCTGCTGCACCACAACGCTGTCCATGTACCCACTGCCGGTGATGCCCAACAAAAGGCACGCCCGCGTGGGCGGCCGCAAGATGAGCGGCAGTGTGTTCAAGAAGCTGATCAGCCGGCTGGCGGCAGAGGGGTACGATCTATCTATGCCAATCGACCTCAAAGACCACTGGGCTAAGCATGGGACGAATCGGTATATCACTATAAAATGA
- the LOC109714018 gene encoding histone H1-like — MPTAAAKQKQKPTAASHPPYFQMIKEAILALRDRTGSSPQAIAKHVEEKHEGQLPANFRKILSIQLRSFAAKGKLVKVKASFKLSEEAKMEKSASEKQKPKEASAVRKTKSLGAVKSPKKAVIKTKRKAVSPAKPKQPKSIKSPAAKKVKKKKGNA, encoded by the exons ATGCCCACCGCAGCAgcgaagcagaagcagaagcccaCCGCGGCTTCTCACCCCCCGTACTTCCAG ATGATCAAAGAAGCGATCCTAGCGCTCCGCGACAGGACCGGATCGAGCCCGCAAGCGATCGCGAAGCACGTTGAGGAGAAGCACGAGGGGCAACTCCCCGCGAACTTCAGGAAGATCCTCTCCATCCAGTTGAGGAGCTTCGCCGCGAAGGGGAAGCTCGTGAAGGTGAAGGCCTCGTTCAAGCTATCGGAAGAAGCGAAAATGGAGAAAAGCGCTTCGGAGAAGCAGAAGCCGAAGGAAGCTTCTGCGGTGCGAAAGACGAAGAGTTTGGGGGCTGTGAAGTCGCCGAAGAAGGCGGTGATTAAGACGAAGAGGAAGGCGGTGTCGCCGGCGAAGCCGAAGCAGCCGAAGTCGATCAAGTCCCCTGCGgcgaagaaggtgaagaagaagaagggtaacGCGTGA
- the LOC109714712 gene encoding histone H3.3 gives MARTKQTARKSTGGKAPRKQLATKAARKSAPTTGGVKKPHRYRPGTVALREIRKYQKSTELLIRKLPFQRLVREIAQDFKTDLRFQSHAVLALQEAAEAYLVGLFEDTNLCAIHAKRVTIMPKDIQLARRIRGERA, from the coding sequence ATGGCGCGGACGAAGCAGACGGCGCGGAAGTCGACGGGGGGGAAGGCGCCGCGGAAGCAGCTGGCGACGAAGGCGGCGCGGAAGTCGGCGCCGACGACGGGGGGGGTGAAGAAGCCGCACCGGTACCGGCCGGGGACGGTGGCGCTGCGGGAGATCCGCAAGTACCAGAAGAGCACGGAGCTGCTCATCCGGAAGCTGCCGTTCCAGCGCCTCGTCCGCGAGATCGCGCAGGACTTCAAGACGGACCTCCGCTTCCAGAGCCACGCCGTCCTCGCCCTCCAGGAGGCCGCCGAGGCCTACCTCGTCGGCCTCTTCGAGGACACCAACCTCTGCGCCATCCACGCCAAGCGCGTCACCATCATGCCCAAGGACATCCAGCTCGCCCGCCGCATCCGCGGTGAACGCGCCTGA